From the genome of Geobacter sp. SVR, one region includes:
- a CDS encoding histidine triad nucleotide-binding protein, with translation MENCIFCKIIRNEIPSKKVFEDDRLLVIEDIGPKAPLHLLFIPKVHFSNCLDMADSHDELVGYIFRKAGEIAREKGVADSGFRLVQNNGELAGQSVFHLHVHLLAGRELGWPPG, from the coding sequence ATGGAGAATTGCATATTCTGCAAGATCATCCGCAATGAAATCCCCTCTAAGAAGGTATTCGAGGACGATCGCCTGCTGGTGATCGAGGATATCGGCCCCAAGGCGCCGCTGCATCTGCTGTTCATTCCCAAAGTACATTTTTCCAACTGCCTCGACATGGCCGACAGCCATGACGAACTCGTCGGTTACATCTTCAGGAAGGCGGGGGAAATCGCCCGGGAAAAAGGGGTGGCCGACAGCGGCTTCCGTCTGGTGCAGAACAACGGCGAACTGGCCGGGCAGTCGGTGTTTCACCTGCATGTCCACCTGCTGGCAGGACGCGAGCTGGGCTGGCCTCCGGGCTAA
- a CDS encoding TlyA family RNA methyltransferase, whose translation MTSKQRLDKLLVERGLAPSREKAQALIMAGQVVVGEHTVDKAGQQVPADVEIRIKGEILPFVSRGGLKLQRALECFELDVRGLVAIDVGASTGGFTDCLLQAGADRVFAVDVGYGQLAWKLQQDPRVVSMEKTNIRYLTPDQLDGMPDLAVIDASFISLSKVLPATVALVKPGGRIVALIKPQFEVGKGEVGKGGIVRDPAAHEKAVEGVRQVAAELGLSVAGLCDSPITGADGNREFLILLQVPLTPPVLPLV comes from the coding sequence ATGACCTCGAAACAACGCCTCGACAAGCTGCTGGTGGAACGGGGACTGGCCCCTTCGCGGGAAAAGGCTCAGGCACTGATCATGGCCGGTCAAGTGGTGGTGGGTGAGCACACTGTCGACAAGGCCGGCCAACAGGTGCCGGCCGATGTCGAGATCCGCATCAAGGGTGAAATCCTCCCCTTTGTCAGCCGTGGCGGACTGAAGCTGCAACGGGCTCTGGAATGCTTCGAGCTCGATGTGAGGGGGCTGGTGGCGATCGATGTGGGTGCCTCCACCGGCGGTTTCACCGATTGCCTGCTGCAGGCAGGGGCGGACCGCGTATTCGCGGTGGATGTCGGCTACGGCCAACTGGCCTGGAAACTCCAGCAGGACCCGCGCGTGGTCAGCATGGAGAAAACCAACATCCGCTACCTGACGCCGGATCAACTGGACGGGATGCCGGATCTGGCGGTGATCGACGCCTCCTTCATCTCGCTCTCCAAGGTGCTGCCGGCCACGGTGGCGCTGGTCAAGCCCGGGGGCAGGATCGTTGCCCTGATCAAGCCGCAGTTCGAGGTAGGGAAGGGCGAGGTGGGCAAGGGGGGCATTGTGAGAGATCCGGCCGCCCACGAAAAGGCCGTCGAAGGGGTTAGGCAGGTTGCGGCGGAATTAGGATTGAGCGTGGCAGGCCTGTGCGATTCACCCATCACCGGTGCCGACGGAAACCGGGAATTTCTGATACTGCTGCAGGTGCCTTTAACCCCTCCTGTCCTTCCCTTAGTTTAA
- the pyrE gene encoding orotate phosphoribosyltransferase gives MTDRDKLKQIILQLSYEKRLVKLASGRESDFYFDGKQTTLHAEGGFLAGKLFYEAIKDVAGVEAVGGITLGADPIATATSIAAHLDGKSMHAFIIRKEPKGHGTGQWLEGRKNLPAGTGVVIVEDVVTTGGSSMKAVRRAEEEGLKVLGIVTLVDREEGGRENIEAEGYWLKAIFTKSELVGG, from the coding sequence ATGACGGACCGCGATAAACTCAAACAGATCATCCTGCAGCTGTCCTACGAAAAGCGGCTGGTCAAGCTGGCTTCGGGACGCGAGAGCGATTTCTACTTCGACGGCAAACAGACCACCCTGCACGCTGAAGGGGGCTTTCTGGCCGGCAAGCTGTTCTATGAAGCCATCAAGGACGTTGCAGGGGTGGAAGCGGTCGGCGGCATCACTCTGGGAGCCGACCCGATCGCCACCGCCACCTCCATTGCCGCCCATCTGGACGGCAAGAGCATGCACGCCTTTATCATCCGCAAGGAGCCCAAGGGGCACGGCACCGGCCAATGGCTGGAGGGGCGCAAGAATCTGCCGGCCGGCACGGGCGTGGTAATCGTGGAAGATGTCGTCACCACCGGCGGTTCCTCCATGAAGGCGGTACGCCGGGCCGAGGAAGAGGGACTGAAAGTGCTCGGCATCGTCACCCTGGTCGACCGTGAAGAGGGTGGCCGGGAGAATATCGAAGCCGAAGGATACTGGCTGAAGGCGATCTTTACCAAATCCGAACTGGTAGGTGGATGA
- the purF gene encoding amidophosphoribosyltransferase — protein MNLHRPHEECGVFGVYNHPEASNLTYLGLYALQHRGQESCGIVSSDGATLHAHKRMGLVADVFGNQEVFKKLPGRSAIGHVRYSTAGASVEKNVQPIMVDYSRGSIAVAHNGNLVNAQLLKAELEAYGSIFQTTMDTEIIIHLLAIARTNSLVERIVEALKRIQGAYCLLFLTESRMIAVRDPNGFRPLCLGKLGDAWVVASESCALDLIEAQFVREIEPGEMIICGKDGQIESMFPFKKIDPTPCIFEFVYFARPDSYIFGKNVYMVRKELGRQLAREYAVDADVVIAVPDSGVPAAMGYAEQAGIPFELGLIRNHYVGRTFIEPAQSIRHFGVKIKLNPVREILEGKRVVVIDDSIVRGTTSRKIVKMVRNAGAKEVHMRISSPPTSYPCYYGIDTPNRKELISSSHTIEEICRYITADSLGYLSEEGLIKSVGVSNTNFCKACFAGEYPVAFPKPVAAPQMGLFEEEHT, from the coding sequence ATGAACTTACATCGTCCCCATGAAGAATGCGGCGTATTCGGCGTTTACAATCACCCCGAGGCCTCCAATCTCACCTATCTCGGTCTGTATGCCCTGCAGCATCGCGGCCAGGAGAGCTGCGGTATCGTCTCCTCCGACGGTGCCACCTTGCATGCCCATAAGCGCATGGGACTGGTGGCCGATGTTTTCGGCAACCAGGAGGTCTTCAAAAAACTGCCGGGGCGTTCGGCCATCGGCCACGTGCGTTATTCCACCGCCGGAGCGTCTGTCGAAAAGAATGTACAGCCGATCATGGTCGATTATTCGCGCGGCTCCATCGCAGTGGCCCATAACGGCAACCTGGTGAATGCCCAGCTGCTCAAGGCCGAGTTGGAAGCCTACGGCTCGATCTTCCAGACCACCATGGACACCGAGATCATCATCCACCTGCTGGCCATCGCCCGCACCAATTCGCTGGTGGAGCGCATCGTCGAGGCGCTCAAGCGCATCCAGGGGGCCTACTGCCTGCTGTTTCTGACTGAAAGCCGCATGATCGCGGTACGCGATCCGAACGGCTTCAGGCCGCTCTGTCTGGGCAAATTGGGCGATGCCTGGGTGGTGGCTTCGGAAAGCTGTGCCCTGGACCTGATCGAAGCGCAGTTCGTGCGCGAGATCGAACCGGGCGAGATGATCATCTGCGGCAAGGACGGCCAGATCGAGTCCATGTTTCCGTTCAAGAAGATCGATCCGACCCCCTGCATTTTCGAGTTCGTCTATTTCGCTCGGCCCGATTCCTACATCTTCGGCAAGAATGTCTACATGGTCCGCAAGGAGCTGGGGCGGCAGTTGGCGCGCGAATATGCCGTGGACGCCGATGTGGTGATCGCCGTGCCCGACTCGGGCGTTCCGGCTGCCATGGGCTATGCCGAGCAGGCTGGCATTCCCTTCGAGCTGGGGCTGATCCGCAACCACTACGTGGGGCGCACCTTCATTGAACCAGCCCAGTCCATCCGCCATTTCGGGGTCAAGATCAAGCTCAACCCGGTGCGCGAGATCCTGGAAGGCAAGCGGGTGGTGGTGATCGACGACTCAATCGTACGGGGCACCACCTCACGCAAGATCGTCAAGATGGTGCGCAATGCCGGGGCCAAGGAGGTGCACATGCGCATCTCGTCTCCTCCCACCAGCTACCCCTGCTACTACGGTATCGATACCCCCAATCGCAAGGAGCTGATCTCCTCTTCTCACACCATTGAAGAGATCTGCCGCTACATCACCGCCGATTCGCTCGGCTACCTGTCCGAGGAGGGGCTGATCAAGTCTGTCGGGGTGAGCAACACCAATTTCTGCAAAGCCTGTTTTGCCGGAGAGTATCCGGTTGCATTCCCCAAGCCTGTGGCGGCACCGCAGATGGGACTATTCGAGGAGGAGCACACATAA